The Cellulomonas wangleii genome includes a region encoding these proteins:
- a CDS encoding PPK2 family polyphosphate kinase, giving the protein MAKKKSGTKASEKSSDAKGSGKPEGKAGRKARKKADEKLQKAARKVEKAERKAAEAEQEAAARAAVARDAAVEGLTAQRDTAIELLRARPGFVLTELDTASTPGFEGSRAQCKGALGAIGSDLADLQERLYAHGRTGGDRSVLLVLQGLDTSGKGGMVRHVLGQVDPQGVALHAFGVPTPEEARHHYLWRIRRALPRPGRIGVFDRSHYEDVLVARVDGLVAPEVWERRYDEINRFEAQAAAAGTTVVKVLLWVSPDEQLRRLRKRLERPDKHWKYSPSDVDARSRRPAYEAAYQDVLDRTSTDAAPWYVVPADDKWYARLAVSALLHRALTDLDLGWPEAAFDVAAEMARLDATR; this is encoded by the coding sequence ATGGCGAAGAAGAAGTCCGGCACGAAGGCCTCTGAGAAGTCGTCCGACGCCAAGGGCTCCGGGAAGCCCGAGGGCAAGGCGGGCCGCAAGGCGCGCAAGAAGGCCGACGAGAAGCTGCAGAAGGCGGCCCGCAAGGTCGAGAAGGCCGAGCGCAAGGCCGCCGAGGCCGAGCAGGAGGCCGCCGCACGCGCCGCCGTCGCCCGCGACGCAGCGGTCGAGGGCCTGACCGCCCAGCGGGACACGGCGATCGAGCTGCTGCGTGCGCGTCCCGGGTTCGTCCTGACCGAGCTGGACACCGCCTCCACCCCGGGCTTCGAGGGGTCCCGGGCGCAGTGCAAGGGCGCGCTCGGCGCGATCGGCAGCGACCTCGCCGACCTGCAGGAGCGTCTCTACGCCCACGGACGCACCGGTGGCGACCGGTCGGTGCTGCTGGTGCTGCAGGGCCTGGACACGTCCGGCAAGGGCGGGATGGTGCGCCACGTGCTCGGCCAGGTGGACCCGCAGGGCGTCGCCCTGCACGCGTTCGGCGTCCCGACACCCGAGGAGGCCCGGCACCACTACCTGTGGCGCATCCGGCGGGCGCTGCCCCGGCCGGGGCGGATCGGCGTGTTCGACCGCTCCCACTACGAGGACGTGCTCGTGGCGCGCGTGGACGGGCTCGTCGCGCCCGAGGTCTGGGAGCGCCGGTACGACGAGATCAACCGGTTCGAGGCGCAGGCCGCTGCGGCCGGGACCACGGTCGTCAAGGTGCTGCTGTGGGTCTCCCCCGACGAGCAGCTCCGGCGGCTGCGCAAGCGGCTGGAGCGGCCCGACAAGCACTGGAAGTACTCGCCGTCGGACGTCGACGCCCGGTCGCGGCGACCCGCGTACGAGGCGGCCTACCAGGACGTGCTCGACCGGACCAGCACGGACGCGGCCCCCTGGTACGTCGTGCCGGCCGACGACAAGTGGTACGCCCGGCTCGCGGTCAGCGCGCTGCTGCACCGGGCGCTCACGGACCTCGACCTCGGGTGGCCGGAGGCCGCGTTCGACGTCGCGGCGGAGATGGCCCGGCTCGACGCCACGCGCTGA
- a CDS encoding xylulokinase has translation MVHHDDDTRDGRAREAIEQGRVTLGIELGSTRIKAVLVGDDHVPLASGGHAWENQLVDRVWTYSLDAVWDGLRAAVADLIADTERRHGVRPSAVAAIGVSAMMHGYLAFDADDDLLVPFRTWRNTSTGPAAAELTELLGYNIPQRWSVAHLYQAVLDEEPHVPQVRFVTTLAGYVHWRLTGRKVIGVGDASGMFPVDPATRDYDADLLARFDAHVADRLPVDHLADLLPQVLVAGQEAGHLTDEGAALLDPSGTLHAGTRLCPPEGDAGTGMVATASVAPRTANTSVGTSIFAMVVLEKPLATVHHEIDLVTTPAGDLVAMVHCNNGASELGEWASVFGRFATALGSDAGADEVFGVLLREALEGEADGGGLLAYNYLAGEPVTGLEEGRPLIVRTPDSRLTLANFVRTQVYGAFGTLSLGMRILAAEGVEVDAMYAHGGLFRTAGVAQRLLAAAVDTPVAVGRTAGEGGAWGIAVLAGYLASGATQDLGDYLTTHVFADAEIEVVHPDPADVAGYAAWLERYEAGLAVERTATEVL, from the coding sequence ATGGTGCACCACGACGACGACACCCGTGACGGCCGGGCCCGCGAGGCGATCGAGCAGGGGCGGGTGACCCTCGGCATCGAGCTCGGCTCGACCCGCATCAAGGCGGTCCTGGTCGGCGACGACCACGTCCCGCTGGCCAGCGGCGGGCACGCGTGGGAGAACCAGCTCGTCGACCGGGTCTGGACCTACTCGCTGGACGCGGTGTGGGACGGGCTGCGCGCGGCCGTCGCCGACCTGATCGCGGACACCGAGCGGCGCCACGGCGTGCGGCCGTCGGCCGTCGCCGCGATCGGCGTCTCGGCGATGATGCACGGCTACCTCGCCTTCGACGCCGACGACGACCTGCTCGTGCCGTTCCGCACGTGGCGCAACACGTCGACCGGGCCCGCGGCGGCCGAGCTGACCGAGCTGCTCGGGTACAACATCCCGCAGCGCTGGTCCGTCGCCCACCTGTACCAGGCGGTCCTCGACGAGGAGCCGCACGTGCCGCAGGTGCGGTTCGTCACGACGCTCGCCGGCTACGTGCACTGGCGTCTGACGGGCCGCAAGGTCATCGGTGTCGGCGACGCGTCCGGGATGTTCCCCGTGGACCCCGCGACCCGCGACTACGACGCCGACCTGCTCGCCCGCTTCGACGCGCACGTGGCCGACCGGCTGCCGGTCGACCACCTCGCCGACCTGCTGCCGCAGGTGCTGGTCGCCGGGCAGGAGGCGGGCCACCTCACCGACGAGGGCGCCGCGCTGCTGGACCCGTCCGGCACGCTGCACGCCGGCACCCGGCTCTGCCCGCCGGAGGGTGACGCCGGCACCGGCATGGTCGCGACCGCCTCGGTCGCCCCGCGCACCGCCAACACCAGCGTCGGGACCAGCATCTTCGCGATGGTCGTCCTCGAGAAGCCGCTCGCGACCGTGCACCACGAGATCGACCTGGTGACCACCCCCGCCGGTGACCTGGTCGCGATGGTCCACTGCAACAACGGCGCCAGCGAGCTGGGGGAGTGGGCCAGCGTGTTCGGCCGGTTCGCCACCGCGCTGGGCTCCGACGCCGGCGCGGACGAGGTCTTCGGCGTCCTGCTGCGTGAGGCGCTCGAGGGCGAGGCCGACGGCGGCGGGCTGCTGGCGTACAACTACCTGGCCGGCGAGCCGGTCACCGGGCTCGAGGAGGGGCGCCCGCTGATCGTGCGGACCCCCGACAGCCGGCTCACCCTGGCGAACTTCGTGCGCACGCAGGTCTACGGCGCGTTCGGCACCCTGAGCCTGGGCATGCGGATCCTCGCGGCCGAGGGCGTCGAGGTCGACGCGATGTACGCGCACGGCGGGCTGTTCCGCACCGCGGGCGTCGCGCAGCGGCTGCTCGCGGCGGCCGTCGACACCCCGGTCGCCGTCGGGCGCACCGCGGGCGAGGGCGGCGCGTGGGGCATCGCCGTGCTGGCGGGGTACCTCGCGAGCGGCGCGACGCAGGACCTGGGCGACTACCTGACGACGCACGTCTTCGCGGACGCCGAGATCGAGGTCGTGCACCCGGACCCGGCGGACGTCGCCGGCTACGCCGCCTGGCTCGAGCGCTACGAGGCCGGCCTGGCCGTCGAGCGCACCGCGACCGAGGTGCTCTGA
- the araA gene encoding L-arabinose isomerase: MSKAYPDQEIWFLTGSQDLYGEETLRQVAEQSQEVAAALDASGDVPAKVVWKPVLKDSDAIRRAVLDANSDDKVLGVITWMHTFSPAKMWITGLDLLRKPLLHLHTQANVELPWDSIDMDFMNLNQAAHGDREYAYIATRLGVARTTVSGHVSNPAVTARIGTWVRAAAGWQAAQDLRLVRFGDNMRNVAVTEGDKTEAEIRLGVSVNTWGVNDLVAAVEAVDDASVDALVAEYEDLYDVVPELRRGGDRHESLRYAARQEIALERFLTERGAMAFTTNFEDLGDLRQLPGLAVQRLMAKGYGFGAEGDWKTAVLVRVAKVMGAGLPGGASLMEDYTYDLTPGAEKILGAHMLEICPTLTTSKPRVEIHPLGIGGKEDPVRMVFNADSGPGVVVSMADMRERFRLTANVVDIVPPTADLPNLPVARAVWEPRPDFTTSSECWLTAGGAHHTVLSTAVGIEAWEIFAELARTELLVIDESTTRRGFADQVRWNQVYYRVAQGL, translated from the coding sequence ATGAGCAAGGCATACCCCGACCAGGAGATCTGGTTCCTCACCGGCTCGCAGGACCTGTACGGCGAGGAGACGCTGCGCCAGGTCGCCGAGCAGTCGCAGGAGGTCGCCGCGGCGCTCGACGCGTCCGGCGACGTCCCGGCGAAGGTCGTCTGGAAGCCGGTCCTCAAGGACTCGGACGCCATCCGCCGCGCGGTGCTCGACGCCAACAGCGACGACAAGGTGCTGGGCGTCATCACGTGGATGCACACGTTCAGCCCCGCCAAGATGTGGATCACGGGCCTGGACCTGCTGCGCAAGCCGCTGCTGCACCTGCACACGCAGGCCAACGTCGAGCTGCCGTGGGACAGCATCGACATGGACTTCATGAACCTCAACCAGGCCGCGCACGGCGACCGCGAGTACGCGTACATCGCCACGCGCCTGGGCGTCGCCCGCACCACCGTGTCCGGCCACGTGTCGAACCCGGCCGTCACCGCACGCATCGGCACCTGGGTGCGCGCCGCCGCCGGCTGGCAGGCCGCGCAGGACCTGCGCCTCGTGCGCTTCGGCGACAACATGCGCAACGTCGCCGTCACCGAGGGCGACAAGACCGAGGCGGAGATCCGGCTCGGTGTCTCCGTGAACACCTGGGGCGTCAACGACCTGGTCGCCGCGGTCGAGGCCGTCGACGACGCGAGCGTCGACGCGCTCGTCGCGGAGTACGAGGACCTGTACGACGTCGTCCCCGAGCTGCGCCGCGGCGGCGACCGTCACGAGTCGCTGCGCTACGCCGCCCGCCAGGAGATCGCGCTCGAGCGCTTCCTCACCGAGCGCGGCGCCATGGCGTTCACGACGAACTTCGAGGACCTGGGCGACCTGCGCCAGCTGCCCGGCCTGGCCGTGCAGCGGCTCATGGCCAAGGGCTACGGGTTCGGCGCCGAGGGCGACTGGAAGACGGCCGTCCTCGTGCGCGTCGCCAAGGTGATGGGCGCCGGGCTGCCCGGCGGTGCCTCGCTCATGGAGGACTACACCTACGACCTCACGCCCGGTGCGGAGAAGATCCTCGGCGCGCACATGCTCGAGATCTGCCCGACCCTCACGACGTCGAAGCCCCGCGTGGAGATCCACCCGCTGGGCATCGGCGGCAAGGAGGACCCGGTCCGCATGGTCTTCAACGCCGACTCCGGTCCCGGTGTCGTCGTGTCGATGGCCGACATGCGCGAGCGGTTCCGCCTCACGGCGAACGTCGTGGACATCGTCCCGCCGACGGCCGACCTGCCGAACCTGCCGGTCGCGCGTGCCGTGTGGGAGCCCCGCCCGGACTTCACCACGTCGTCCGAGTGCTGGCTGACCGCCGGCGGCGCGCACCACACCGTGCTGAGCACGGCCGTGGGCATCGAGGCGTGGGAGATCTTCGCCGAGCTGGCCCGCACCGAGCTGCTCGTCATCGACGAGTCCACGACCCGTCGCGGCTTCGCCGACCAGGTGCGGTGGAACCAGGTGTACTACCGGGTCGCCCAGGGCCTCTGA
- a CDS encoding TrkH family potassium uptake protein codes for MAAGPGLLWRAREYVDRSARQSPARLALGVFALVIAGITALLQMPFATADGEPAPLVDALFTATSATTVTGLVVVPTGEYWSGWGLAVILVAIKIGGLGVMTLASLLGMAVSRRIGLTQRLLVSSETKVTRLGEVGSLVRTVIITSTVLEVAIALVLFPRLLVHGEPPGTAAWHALFYAVSAFNNAGFVPTPEGLAPFVSDWWMLLPIIVGVFIGSLGFPVILNVAHHLRAPGRWSLHSKLTITTSVGLVVFGSVVVAAFEWTNPGTFQPLDGGGTILASLFAGVMPRSGGFSTVDVGQMHEGTWLLLDALMFVGGGSASTAGGIKVTTLAVMLLAIVAEGRGDRDVEAFGRRIPRETLQVAIAVGFISATIVLIASLLLLAMTGLTLDRVLFEVISAFATCGLSTGITADLPTPAKYVLVVLMFIGRTGTMTLAAALALRNRRRVIRYPEERPIIG; via the coding sequence ATGGCAGCGGGGCCCGGCCTGCTGTGGCGTGCTCGCGAGTACGTCGACCGGTCCGCGCGGCAGTCGCCGGCCCGCCTCGCCCTCGGGGTGTTCGCCCTGGTCATCGCCGGGATCACCGCCCTGCTGCAGATGCCCTTCGCGACGGCCGACGGGGAGCCGGCACCGCTCGTCGACGCCCTGTTCACCGCGACCTCGGCGACCACCGTCACCGGTCTGGTCGTCGTGCCCACGGGTGAGTACTGGTCCGGGTGGGGGCTGGCCGTCATCCTCGTCGCGATCAAGATCGGCGGCCTGGGCGTCATGACCCTGGCCTCCCTGCTGGGCATGGCCGTGTCGCGGCGCATCGGGCTCACGCAGCGCCTGCTGGTCTCCTCGGAGACCAAGGTGACCCGCCTCGGCGAGGTCGGGTCGCTGGTGCGCACGGTCATCATCACGTCCACCGTGCTCGAGGTCGCGATCGCCCTCGTGCTGTTCCCTCGCCTGCTGGTGCACGGCGAGCCCCCGGGCACCGCCGCCTGGCACGCCCTGTTCTACGCGGTCTCGGCGTTCAACAACGCCGGCTTCGTGCCCACCCCGGAGGGCCTCGCCCCGTTCGTCTCGGACTGGTGGATGCTGCTGCCGATCATCGTCGGCGTGTTCATCGGGTCCCTGGGGTTCCCGGTCATCCTCAACGTCGCCCACCACCTGCGCGCCCCCGGGCGCTGGAGCCTGCACTCCAAGCTGACGATCACCACGAGCGTCGGCCTGGTGGTCTTCGGCTCGGTCGTGGTCGCGGCGTTCGAGTGGACCAACCCCGGCACGTTCCAGCCGCTGGACGGCGGCGGGACGATCCTGGCCTCGCTGTTCGCCGGGGTGATGCCGCGCTCGGGCGGGTTCTCGACGGTCGACGTGGGGCAGATGCACGAGGGCACGTGGCTGCTGCTCGACGCCCTGATGTTCGTCGGCGGCGGGTCGGCGTCGACGGCGGGCGGCATCAAGGTGACCACGCTGGCCGTCATGCTCCTCGCGATCGTCGCCGAGGGGCGCGGCGACCGGGACGTCGAGGCGTTCGGACGCCGGATCCCGCGCGAGACGCTGCAGGTCGCCATCGCGGTCGGCTTCATCTCCGCGACCATCGTGCTGATCGCGTCCCTGCTGCTGCTCGCCATGACCGGGCTGACGCTCGACCGCGTCCTGTTCGAGGTCATCTCGGCGTTCGCGACCTGCGGACTGTCGACCGGCATCACCGCCGACCTGCCGACGCCCGCGAAGTACGTCCTCGTCGTTCTCATGTTCATCGGCCGGACCGGCACGATGACGCTTGCGGCCGCGCTCGCGCTGCGCAACCGTCGTCGTGTGATCCGCTACCCGGAGGAGAGGCCCATCATTGGCTGA
- the proC gene encoding pyrroline-5-carboxylate reductase, which yields MTTQDHGGTPTVAVLGGGVMGGTLVAALRTGGWPGDRITVADQDVARAAALAEEHGVRTAGNDDAVAGADVVLLAVKPDVVPAVLAQVAPGLRAGALVVSVAAGVPLRVYEEALPAGTPVVRVMPNTPALIGKGASAIAPGRDAGAEHLALVERMLAATGLVERVAEKHLDAVTALSGSGPAYAFYVIDALAEAGVLLGLPRDLASRLAVATVEGSAAMVAQTGDHPAVLRERVSSPGGTTVAGVAALDAHAVRAGLVAGVRAAAERSRELGAG from the coding sequence ATGACGACGCAGGACCACGGCGGGACGCCCACGGTCGCGGTGCTCGGCGGCGGGGTGATGGGCGGCACGCTCGTGGCCGCGCTGCGCACGGGCGGCTGGCCGGGGGACCGCATCACGGTGGCCGACCAGGACGTCGCGCGGGCGGCCGCGCTCGCCGAGGAGCACGGCGTGCGGACGGCGGGCAACGACGACGCGGTCGCCGGGGCGGACGTCGTCCTGCTGGCCGTGAAGCCCGACGTCGTGCCGGCCGTGCTGGCGCAGGTCGCGCCCGGCCTGCGCGCCGGTGCGCTGGTCGTCAGCGTCGCCGCCGGCGTGCCGCTGCGGGTGTACGAGGAGGCGCTGCCCGCGGGCACGCCGGTGGTGCGGGTCATGCCGAACACCCCGGCGCTCATCGGCAAGGGCGCGAGCGCGATCGCCCCGGGCCGGGACGCGGGTGCGGAGCACCTCGCGCTGGTCGAGCGCATGCTCGCCGCCACGGGCCTGGTCGAGCGGGTCGCCGAGAAGCACCTCGACGCGGTCACCGCGCTGTCCGGGTCGGGGCCGGCGTACGCCTTCTACGTGATCGACGCGCTCGCCGAGGCGGGCGTGCTGCTGGGGCTGCCGCGCGACCTCGCGTCGCGGCTGGCCGTCGCGACCGTCGAGGGGTCCGCGGCGATGGTCGCGCAGACCGGTGACCACCCGGCCGTGCTGCGCGAGCGCGTCTCGTCGCCCGGCGGGACGACGGTCGCGGGCGTCGCGGCGCTCGACGCGCACGCGGTCCGGGCCGGGCTGGTCGCGGGGGTGCGCGCGGCGGCGGAACGGTCGCGCGAGCTCGGCGCGGGCTGA
- a CDS encoding L-ribulose-5-phosphate 4-epimerase, giving the protein MTTTALDAYGPDVREAVARAREKVSALHAELPRWGLVVWTAGNVSQRVVVDPAGPSERDLLVIKPSGVTYDELTPESMVVCDLQANLVEGDRAPSSDTAAHAYVYTHMPHVGGVVHTHSTYATAWAARAEPVPCVLTMMADEFGGDIPIGPFALIGDDSIGRGIVETLRESRSPAVLMRNHGPFTIGKDAKAAVKAAVMVEEVARTVHISRQLGEPLPIAQSDVDSLYARYQNVYGQH; this is encoded by the coding sequence ATGACCACCACAGCACTGGACGCCTACGGGCCCGACGTCCGCGAGGCCGTCGCGCGCGCCCGCGAGAAGGTCAGCGCGCTGCACGCCGAGCTGCCCCGGTGGGGCCTGGTCGTGTGGACGGCCGGCAACGTCTCGCAGCGCGTCGTCGTCGACCCCGCCGGCCCGAGCGAGCGCGACCTGCTCGTCATCAAGCCGTCGGGCGTCACGTACGACGAGCTGACGCCGGAGTCGATGGTCGTGTGCGACCTGCAGGCGAACCTCGTCGAGGGGGACCGGGCGCCGTCGTCGGACACCGCCGCGCACGCGTACGTCTACACGCACATGCCCCACGTGGGCGGCGTCGTGCACACGCACTCGACGTACGCCACGGCCTGGGCGGCGCGCGCCGAGCCGGTGCCGTGCGTGCTGACGATGATGGCCGACGAGTTCGGCGGGGACATCCCCATCGGTCCGTTCGCGCTCATCGGCGACGACTCCATCGGCCGCGGCATCGTCGAGACCCTGCGCGAGTCCCGCAGCCCCGCGGTCCTCATGCGCAACCACGGCCCCTTCACGATCGGCAAGGACGCCAAGGCCGCCGTCAAGGCCGCGGTCATGGTCGAGGAGGTCGCGCGGACCGTCCACATCAGCCGCCAGCTCGGCGAGCCGCTGCCGATCGCGCAGAGCGACGTCGACTCGCTGTACGCCCGCTACCAGAACGTCTACGGCCAGCACTGA
- a CDS encoding DUF7059 domain-containing protein, producing the protein MEPVSATPQTPVVVPELLDALRADLTTAGYTVEHVAELLGPVASGALDRGESLPALRATAPGAPAGGDPAAVLTRAFVLGAPVRADALAGALPTLGVEGARRLGLVDAAGHGSADEVRATVDLRPYAATDGTGEAAWWVASDLGELATGAALRTDHVLGVGGASVTLAQATVRDPRRRVLDLGTGCGVQALHASRHAQHVVATDLSARALAFARFTTALAGLGPDRVELRAGSMLEPVAGDTFDLVVSNPPFVITPRRADVPAYDYRDGGRSGDDLVRDLVTGVGAVLAPGGVAQMLANWEVRDGEEWHERIGAWVDASGLDAWVVQRDEQDPAQYAETWIRDGGTTPADRDAWTSRYGAWLDDLASRDVAAVGFGVVTLRRPVDGPPTLRRLESVTGSVRQPLGPVIAAGLAAHDLVTGLSDTALADLRLVHAPDVTEERYLQPGASDPRVVLLRQGGGFGRTVQAGTALAAFVGACDGELTAGQIIGALGALLDVPASDVAADVLPTVRGLLADGLLTPA; encoded by the coding sequence ATGGAGCCCGTGAGCGCCACCCCGCAGACCCCCGTCGTCGTCCCCGAGCTCCTCGACGCGCTCCGCGCCGACCTCACCACGGCCGGGTACACCGTCGAGCACGTCGCCGAGCTGCTGGGACCCGTCGCGTCCGGCGCCCTCGACCGCGGCGAGTCGTTGCCCGCGCTGCGCGCCACCGCCCCCGGGGCGCCCGCCGGCGGCGACCCGGCAGCCGTGCTGACCCGGGCCTTCGTGCTCGGTGCGCCGGTGCGGGCCGACGCCCTCGCCGGGGCGCTGCCGACGCTCGGCGTCGAGGGTGCCCGCCGCCTGGGGCTGGTCGACGCGGCCGGCCACGGCTCCGCCGACGAGGTGCGCGCCACGGTCGACCTGCGCCCGTACGCCGCCACGGACGGCACCGGCGAGGCCGCGTGGTGGGTCGCCTCGGACCTGGGCGAGCTCGCCACCGGGGCGGCGCTGCGCACGGACCACGTGCTGGGCGTCGGCGGGGCGTCCGTGACCCTCGCCCAGGCCACGGTCCGCGACCCCCGCCGCCGGGTGCTGGACCTGGGCACCGGCTGCGGCGTGCAGGCGCTGCACGCCAGCCGGCACGCGCAGCACGTCGTCGCCACCGACCTGTCGGCGCGCGCGCTGGCGTTCGCACGCTTCACCACCGCGCTCGCGGGGCTCGGGCCGGACCGCGTCGAGCTGCGCGCCGGGTCGATGCTCGAGCCGGTCGCAGGCGACACGTTCGACCTGGTCGTCAGCAACCCGCCGTTCGTCATCACCCCGCGGCGCGCCGACGTGCCGGCGTACGACTACCGCGACGGCGGGCGGTCGGGTGACGACCTCGTGCGGGACCTGGTCACCGGCGTCGGCGCCGTGCTCGCGCCCGGCGGGGTCGCGCAGATGCTGGCCAACTGGGAGGTGCGCGACGGCGAGGAGTGGCACGAGCGCATCGGCGCCTGGGTCGACGCCTCCGGGCTGGACGCGTGGGTCGTGCAGCGTGACGAGCAGGACCCGGCGCAGTACGCCGAGACGTGGATCCGCGACGGCGGCACGACACCGGCCGACCGGGACGCGTGGACCTCCCGCTACGGCGCGTGGCTGGACGACCTGGCGTCGCGGGACGTCGCGGCCGTCGGGTTCGGCGTGGTCACGCTGCGTCGTCCGGTCGACGGGCCGCCGACCCTGCGACGCCTGGAGTCGGTCACCGGCTCGGTCCGCCAGCCGCTCGGTCCCGTCATCGCCGCGGGTCTCGCCGCGCACGACCTCGTCACGGGCCTGTCCGACACCGCGCTGGCGGACCTGCGGCTGGTGCACGCCCCCGACGTCACCGAGGAGCGCTACCTCCAGCCCGGTGCGTCCGACCCGCGCGTCGTGCTCCTGCGGCAGGGCGGCGGGTTCGGTCGCACCGTGCAGGCCGGCACCGCCCTGGCCGCGTTCGTCGGCGCCTGCGACGGGGAGCTCACCGCGGGGCAGATCATCGGCGCGCTGGGCGCGCTGCTCGACGTCCCCGCGTCCGACGTCGCCGCCGACGTCCTGCCGACGGTCCGCGGCCTGCTCGCCGACGGGCTGCTCACTCCCGCCTGA
- a CDS encoding potassium channel family protein — protein sequence MRAGGGEPRTAPRTPRKGSGVLVIGLGRFGSAIAATLDRLGQDVLAVERSPELVAQWAGRVPLVEADAVNPEALEQLGAREFPVAVVGVGSYLEASVLITGNLVDIGVPQIWAKAISSEHARILQRIGAHHVVLPEADAGSRVAHLVSGRMLDYIEVEDGFTVVKMRPPKETQGFTLAQSRVRERYGVTIIGVKSPGIDFQYATPETRISANDLVIVGGHADLLERFAARP from the coding sequence CTGCGTGCGGGCGGCGGCGAGCCGCGCACCGCACCGCGCACCCCGCGGAAGGGATCCGGTGTCCTGGTCATCGGGCTCGGACGGTTCGGGTCGGCCATCGCCGCGACCCTCGACCGGCTGGGGCAGGACGTGCTGGCGGTCGAGCGCAGCCCCGAGCTGGTCGCCCAGTGGGCGGGTCGCGTCCCGCTGGTCGAGGCCGACGCGGTCAACCCCGAGGCGCTCGAGCAGCTCGGCGCCCGGGAGTTCCCCGTGGCCGTGGTCGGCGTCGGCTCGTACCTCGAGGCGTCGGTGCTCATCACGGGCAACCTCGTCGACATCGGCGTGCCGCAGATCTGGGCCAAGGCCATCAGCTCCGAGCACGCGCGGATCCTGCAGCGCATCGGCGCGCACCACGTGGTCCTGCCGGAGGCCGACGCCGGGTCGCGCGTCGCGCACCTCGTCAGCGGCAGGATGCTCGACTACATCGAGGTCGAGGACGGGTTCACGGTCGTCAAGATGCGCCCGCCCAAGGAGACGCAGGGCTTCACGCTGGCCCAGTCCCGCGTGCGCGAGCGCTACGGCGTCACCATCATCGGGGTGAAGTCCCCCGGCATCGACTTCCAGTACGCCACCCCCGAGACCCGCATCTCGGCGAACGACCTGGTCATCGTCGGCGGTCACGCCGACCTGCTCGAGCGGTTCGCCGCCCGGCCCTGA
- a CDS encoding LacI family DNA-binding transcriptional regulator — protein sequence MNDVAALAGVSHQTVSRVLNDHPSVRPATRERVLEAIATLGYRPNLAARALVTRRTGTLGVITPASALFGPTSTLVAFEQAARDAGFYVSVATLREFSGAEVVAAVEHFLAQGVDGVVVVAPRSGTVDAVGGVRLPVPVVLVSSGREGVGLPTVAVDQVAGGRLATEHLLATGRRMVVHVAGPQEWYDARDRLRGWREALEAAGAAVPDERRGGWSAADGFAVGQDLLREGLPDAVFAANDQLALGLLAAFAQAGARVPDDVAVVGFDDEPGTAFYTPPLTTVRQGFDELGRRAVQAVADALAGGAPGHQSIAPELVVRASSGALQGR from the coding sequence ATGAACGACGTCGCGGCGCTCGCGGGCGTCAGCCACCAGACCGTGTCGCGCGTCCTCAACGACCACCCGAGCGTGCGCCCGGCGACGCGGGAGCGCGTGCTCGAGGCGATCGCCACGCTGGGCTACCGGCCCAACCTCGCGGCCCGCGCCCTGGTGACGCGGCGTACGGGGACGCTGGGCGTCATCACGCCCGCCTCGGCGCTCTTCGGCCCGACGAGCACCCTCGTCGCGTTCGAGCAGGCCGCGCGCGACGCGGGCTTCTACGTGTCGGTCGCGACGCTGCGGGAGTTCAGCGGGGCCGAGGTGGTCGCCGCGGTGGAGCACTTCCTGGCGCAGGGTGTCGACGGTGTGGTCGTCGTGGCGCCGCGCAGCGGGACGGTGGACGCCGTCGGCGGGGTGCGGCTGCCCGTGCCGGTCGTGCTCGTGTCGTCCGGTCGCGAGGGCGTCGGGCTGCCGACGGTGGCGGTCGACCAGGTGGCCGGCGGCCGGCTGGCCACCGAGCACCTGCTGGCGACGGGCCGGCGCATGGTCGTCCACGTCGCGGGACCCCAGGAGTGGTACGACGCGCGGGACCGGTTGCGCGGCTGGCGCGAGGCGCTCGAGGCCGCGGGCGCGGCGGTCCCCGACGAGCGCCGCGGCGGCTGGTCCGCGGCGGACGGGTTCGCCGTGGGGCAGGACCTGCTGCGTGAGGGGCTGCCGGACGCGGTCTTCGCGGCGAACGACCAGCTGGCGCTGGGCCTGCTGGCCGCGTTCGCACAGGCCGGTGCGCGGGTACCGGACGACGTCGCGGTCGTCGGGTTCGACGACGAGCCGGGCACGGCGTTCTACACCCCGCCGTTGACGACGGTGCGTCAGGGGTTCGACGAGCTGGGCCGGCGGGCGGTGCAGGCCGTCGCGGACGCGCTGGCGGGCGGGGCCCCGGGCCACCAGTCGATCGCGCCGGAGCTGGTGGTGCGGGCGTCGTCGGGCGCGTTGCAGGGGCGCTGA